The Eubacterium sp. MSJ-33 genomic sequence CGATTGCGGATATTTATGAAGCCATGACCGCCAAACGTGTCTATCGCGGCCCGATCAGTCCTTTTAAAGTAATCAATATGTTTGAAGATGATGGTTTAAAAAAATACAACCCCAAATACCTGCTTACATTTCTTGAACACGTGGTAAACAGCTACATGAATTGTAAAGTACGTCTAAGCAACGGAGAAGAAGGTGACATTGTCTTTATCAACAAAGTACGCCTCTCCAAGCCAATGGTTAAAACAAAAAATAATTTTATTGATCTGTCCAAGCAGACAGATATCAATATTGACAGTATATTATAAAAGGGTATCTGTTTACAGATACCCTTTTTTCTAACTTTCTTTACACTTCTACTTTGATATTCACTTCGTCCATTGCTTCCTGCCGGAACTTCTCGATCTTGTCAGGAGTAATCGACGGAAGCTCGTCCATAGATGAAACGCCGAAGCATCTTAAGAAATCTTCCGTTGTACCAAATAAGATGGGACGTCCAACGGCATCTAACCTTCCAACCTCGGTAATCAGATTGTACTCAACCAGACGATTGATTGCATGTACACACGACACGCCACGGATTGCCTCGATCTCCTGCCTTGTCACCGGCTGCTTATATGCCACAATAGAAAGCGTCTCCATCAAGGAATCCGTCAGACTGTGTTTCTTCGGAATATTCACCAGAGTGGATAAAATATCATAATATTCATTTTTGGTACAAAGCTGATAAGCATTTTCCAGTTTCACAATCTTGATACCACGATCTTCCTCTTCATACCTTACCATCATA encodes the following:
- the scpB gene encoding SMC-Scp complex subunit ScpB → MEESVKKTEAAIEAILFSMGAAVELKDLADVLQMDGKALQKILDDMMVRYEEEDRGIKIVKLENAYQLCTKNEYYDILSTLVNIPKKHSLTDSLMETLSIVAYKQPVTRQEIEAIRGVSCVHAINRLVEYNLITEVGRLDAVGRPILFGTTEDFLRCFGVSSMDELPSITPDKIEKFRQEAMDEVNIKVEV